From the genome of Croceibacterium atlanticum:
CTATGCCCGCCCGGATGGGGAACTGGGCTATTTCGCCACGCGCTTCCAGGTCTATGGCCGGGAAGGCCAGCCCTGCATGCGCTGCGATGGCGGGATCATCCGCCGCATCCTCCAGGGCGGGCGCAGCACATGGTATTGCCCGAATTGCCAGAAATAATGCCATCAGGCATAAGCCGCTGCCGCACACGGTGCCCGTCGGCTACTATCAGTTGACGATTCGCCCCCTCGGCGCTAAGGCGCGCGCTTTCCGGCGCTTCGTCGCCGTTTCCGCAGGTTACGAGTTTAAGGACAATCCGGCCGCATCGGTGGCCCGAGACAAGGACAGACATGGCCAATACGCCGCAAGCCCGCAAGCGCATCCGCCGCAATAATCGCCGCGCGGAAATCAACACCGCCCGCATGAGCCGCATCCGCAGCTTCGTGAAGAAAGTCGAGACCGCGATCGCCGGTGGCGACAAGTCCGCTGCCCAGGCAGCGCTGAAGGACGCGCAGCCGGAACTGGCACGCGGCGTGGCGCGCGGCGTGATTCACAAGAACACCGTGGCACGCAAGATGAGCCGACTCAGCAAGCGAGTCGCAGCCCTCTGATTACCCTTTAGGGTTAATACCCAGGAACGAAATCGGAACGAGGCCGGCGGATTTTTCGCCGGCCTTTTTTGCGTCTGCGAAAGGCCTCGCGGCAGCTCTCGGTAAACTGTTGGAAAACCCGCGATTCGTTGGAGCAAAGACCAAATATCGCGTTAAATCAGTGGCTTAAATGGAAGCCCGCGGCACTGCGATGAGTCAAGGCGGTATTTTTCAGATTTTTTACAGGCCCGCTCTTGCCCCTGCCGACCATGTGTTCATAACAACCATCCGGCCGGGACGAAACGCTCCCAGCCGCCAAATCGAAGACGTTGTTCGGGATAACCTGTGGACCAACATGGTTCGCAGGAGCGGGGGAGTCATGCCTGCCGCCTGGGCATCGAAGCAGCAGTGATTGACGCTCGTCGGAACAAAGGACTCGGCTCGATGATACGCAGGGGACCGCAAACTGGTCGATCGCTACCGGCCAGCGGCAAAGTGGTTGAGGGCACAATGGAAGAACAGGAAGCCGCGGATCTTGCCGCGGATTGGTCCGACATCAGTCTGGGCCTGCGCAAGGATCTGGGGCACCAATTATTCACGCAGTGGATACGTCCGATTCAGCTGGGCAGCTTCTGCAAGGAAACCGGCACGCTGGAACTGTTCCTGCCGACCGAATTTTCCGCCAACTGGGTGCAGGACCGATTCCATGACCGGCTTTCGCTGGCCTGGAAAATCGCCCGCAGCGAAGTGAGGCAGGTGAAGATCGCAGTCCATCCCGGCCGCCGCAAGCTGGCCGATCTGGATCTGCGGGGCGATGACGGATTCGGCCATCGCGCTGCCAATGACGGCACGCTGGGCATGGAATCCATCGGCGACGCTGGCTTCACATCCTCTGTCGGGCTGGACCCTTCGCTCACCTTTGCCGCATTCGTGACCGGCACCACAAATGTGCTGGCCTATAATGCGGCGGAACGGATGGCGAAGGCGGAGAAGCCGCAATTCAGCCCGCTCTATCTCAAGGCCGCCACCGGCCAGGGCAAGACCCACCTGCTGCACGCGATCGGCCATGCCTATCTGCAGAACCACCCGCGGGCGCGCATTTTCTACTGCAGCGCCGAACGCTTCATGGTGGAGTTCGTCCAAGCCCTGAAATCGAACGAGATGATCGAGTTCAAGGCACGGCTGCGCGGTTTCGACCTGCTGCTGGTGGACGATATCCAGTTCATCATCGGCAAGGCGAGCGCCCAGGAAGAACTGCTTTACACGATCGATGCGCTGCTGGCCGAAGGCAAGCGGCTGGTCTTCGCCGCCGACCGCGCGCCGCAGGCGCTGGACGGGGTGGAACCGCGCCTGCTCAGCCGCCTGTCCATGGGCCTGGTGGCCGATATCCAGCCGGCCGATATCGAACTGCGCCGATCCATCCTGGAATCGAAGCTGACCAAGTTCGCCCCGCTGGACGTGCCGGGCGACGTGATCGAATTCCTCGCCCGCACCATCAACCGCAATGTGCGCGAACTGGTGGGCGGCCTGAACAAGCTGATCGCCTATGCGCAGCTGACCGGGCAGGAAGTATCGCTGCAGCTGGCCGAAGAACAGCTGACGGATATCCTGTCGGCCAATCGCCGCCGTATCACGATTGACGAGATCCAGCGGACGGTTTGCCAGTTCTACCGCATCGACCGTTCCGAAATGTCGAGCAAACGCCGCGCCCGCGCCGTGGTCCGCCCGCGCCAGGTGGCCATGTATCTGGCCAAGGTGCTGACGCCGCGTTCCTATCCGGAAATCGGCCGCAAGTTCGGCGGGCGCGATCACTCCACCGTGATCCACGCCGTCCGCCTGATAGAAGATCTGCGCAAGCGCGATGCCGATATGGATGGCGATGTGCGCAGCCTGCTGCGGCAACTGGAAAGCTGACCGATATTGCAGCGGAGATGCCCCGGCGGCATCTCCGCTCATTGCCGTATGCGGCCAGGCACTCTACATAGTACCGATGCACGGCACGACTCCCCTATCCCAGCCCGCGGCACTGCCGCATAGATTGACCGAAACCGCGATGCGCGGTGTGCGGGGACGTTGCCCCCGTTGCAATGGCGCGGAACTGTTTCGCAAATGGCTGAAGCCGGTGGATCACTGCCGCGCCTGCGGTCAGGACTGGTCGCTGCACACGGCGGATGATTTCCCGCCCTATATTTCCATTTTCGTCACCGGCCATCTGCTTGCCCCGCTGATGATCATGCTGGTGCTGGATTTCGGCCTTTCCACGCTGGCGACCGCGGCGATCCTGATCCCGCTGGCGAGTGTGCTGATGCTCGGCATGTTACAGCCTGCCAAGGGCGCAGTGATTGCCTATCAATGGTGGCTTGGCCTTGGCGAGTTCGAACAGGAACGCCCCCTGCCGGTTGCGGACAGCCAGAAACTGCCGTGACGCTTCCGCCGGAGAGGCTGGACCGCTTCGCCCGCCATATCGTTCTGCCAGAAATAGGCGGCGCCGGTCAGGCGGCGCTGGCCCAATCCTCTGTGGCCCTGATCGGCCTTGGCGGAATTGGCAGCCCTGCCCTGCAATATCTGGCTTCGGCCGGGATCGGCACGCTGGTGCTGTTCGACGATGGCGAGGTGGAGCTGTCCAATCTGCAACGGCAGACGATCTATGCCGAAAACGATGTGGGCAAGGGCAAGGTCGATGCGGCCATGGCCTGGCTCCGCAACTTTGACGATCAACTGACCGTCACCGGCATTCGCGAACGGATCACCACCGGAAACGCGGCCCGGTTGATGGAAGGCGTGGACCTCGTGCTGGACGGGACCGACAATTTCGCCACCAGGCTGGCCATATCGGATGGCTGTGTGGCGGCGGGCACGCCCCTGCTCAGCGCCGCTGTCGGGCGGTTCCAGGGGCAGGTCGGTGCATTTGCCGGCCACCTGCCGGATCAACCCTGCTATCGCTGCTATGTCGGCGATGCTTTCGATGCCGATGATTGCGATACCTGCGCTGAAGACGGGATATTGGGCGCCATGGCCGGGTGGACGGCGACATTCGCTGTCCTGCAAGCCATCCGTATCCTGGTGTCCCGCACTGGCGGGCTGGGCGATCCGCAATGGGGCAAATTGCATCTGATGGACGGGCTTGCCCCATCCATGAGAACGATGAGCCTGGTGAAGGATCCAGCCTGCAAGGCCTGCGGTTCAACCGCCTAGCAGATCATCCACCCATTGCGGCACCAGCACACTCGCCGGGCCGAGGCGGGTATCATCGAACCAGTGCGAGCCCTGGCTGCGATCCAGATTGAGTTCCATCGTCCGCGCGCCATGGGCACCGGCCTGCTGCACGAAACCGGCAGCGGGATATACCGCGCCTGACGTGCCGATGGATACGAACAGATCCGCCCGCGCCAGAGCGGCGAATATCTCCTCCATGCGATAGGGCATTTCACCGAACCACACGATATCCGGCCGCATCGCCGCCGTGCCGCAGGACGGGCAGGCCGGCCCGTCTGCCAGCGTTGCCAGCCAGCGATGGCGCGCATTGCAGGCCGTGCACCAGGCAGACAGTGCCTCCCCATGCATATGCAGCACGCGGCCCGCCCCGGCGCGTTCATGCAGATCGTCGATATTCTGCGTAACGATCAGCAATTCATCATCCCACTGGCTGTCCAGCCGGGCCAGCGCCTCATGCGCGGGATTGGGCTGCGCTTCCTGAACACCGGCGCGGCGCGCGTCATAGAATCGCTGCACCAGATCGGGATCGCGGATGAAGGCTTCGGGCGTCGCCACGTCCTCCACCCGGTGATCTTCCCACAATCCGTCCTCTGCGCGGAACGTGCGAAGCCCGCTTTCGGCACTGATTCCGGCACCTGTAAGGATCACGATGTTGCGGATATTGGCCATTGCCCGCATGAAGCACGCGGCAAGGGGAAGGCGCAATGACAAGTATCGGAATCATCGGCAGCGAAGGACGCATGGGACAGGCCCTGGCCCGCGCGATAGAAGCGGCGGGCTACACGCTATCCGGCGGGGCGGACAAGGGCAGCGACGTGGCGGCCCTGGCCGATGCCAGCAATGCGCTGGTGGATTTCTCCGCCCCGGCGGCCCTGGATGCCAATCTCCATGCGGCGGTGGGCGCGGGCATCCCGATCCTGATCGGAACGACCGGCCTGGCCGACGCGCACCACGCGGCGATTGACCAGGCCGCGCAGGCCATACCCGTATTGCAGACCGGGAATACCTCGCTCGGCGTGACGCTGCTCGCCCATCTGGTGCAGGAGGCGGCGAGCAGGCTCGGCCCGGACTGGGATATAGAAATCCTGGAAATGCACCACCGGATGAAGGTCGATGCACCGTCCGGCACGGCCTTGCTGTTGGGCGAAGCCGCGGCGAAAGGCCGCAATGTGGATCTTGCCGAACATAGCGAACGCGGGCGGGATGGCCACACCGGCGCAAGGGCGGAAGGCGCGATCGGCTTCGCATCGCTGCGCGGCGGCACGGTCGCCGGCGAACATTCGGTAATCCTGGCGGGGGAGCAGGAACGCATCACCCTGTCGCACAGCGCGGAAGACCGGATGATCTTTGCCCATGGCGCGATCAAGGGCGCCGCATGGCTGATCGGCCAGCCGGCCGGCCGTTACACCATGCCGCAGGTATTGGGCCTTTGACGAAAGACCAGATCTTTGAATTCTTCCGCATATTGGCGGAAGACAATCCCGAACCCGAGACAGAGCTGGAATATGGCAATGCCTACCAGCTTGTCGTGGCGGTCGCCCTGTCGGCCCAGGCCACCGATGTGGGCGTGAACAAGGCCACCCGCCGGCTTTTTTCAGAAGTCACCACGCCCCGGCAAATGCTCGAACTGGGCGAAGAAGGGCTGAAGGAACACATAAAGACGATCGGCCTGTTCAATTCCAAGGCAAAGAACGTCATCGCCCTGTCGCAAATGCTGGTGGACGATTTCGGGGGCGAAGTGCCCGACAGCCGGGAAGAGCTGGTGAAGCTGCCCGGTGTTGGCCGCAAGACGGCCAATGTCGTGCTCAATTGCTGGTTCCGGCAGGAAACCTTCGCGGTGGACACGCATATTCTGCGCGTGGGCAACCGCACCGGCCTGGCCAAGGGCAAGACGCCGGAACAGGTGGAAGCCAAGCTGGAAAAGCGCGTCCCGCAACCTTTCCGGCTCCACGCCCATCACTGGCTGATCCTGCATGGCCGCTATATCTGCAAGGCGCGCAGGCCCGAATGCTGGCGCTGCCCGGTCGAACATCTCTGTTCCTATCGGAACAAGGTCATGGAACAGCCCGTTGCCAAAGGTAAGCGGGTGTCGGCTCCGTCATCCGCTTGACCCTTGTGGAAGGAGAGGAGCCATGACCGTTCGTGTATTACCCCGATTGCTGATCGCCGCCAGCGCCATCCCACTTGCCGCCTGCAGCGCGCAGATGGACGAGGAGCGGGGAGTGACCGCGCCCGCAGTCAAGGTGGTGGGAGAGCCGGTGAACTGCATCCAGACAAACCGCATCCGCAACACCAATGTGCATGACAACCAGACCATCGATTTCGAAATGTCGGGCGGGAAGCTCTATCGCAACACGCTGCCCCGCAGTTGCCCCAGCCTCGGTTTCGAAAAGCGGTTTTCCTACAAGACTTCGACCGGGCAGCTTTGCAGCACCGACATCATCTACGTGCTAGACACCAATGGGCAACAGGGCGCTGGCTGCGGCCTGGGCCAGTTCGTTCCGGTAGAGCTGGCCGAAACCGAATGAATCTGATCGGCGCGGGCTGCCTTATACGTCGTCCGCGCTGATCATTTCCTC
Proteins encoded in this window:
- a CDS encoding DUF983 domain-containing protein, producing the protein MTETAMRGVRGRCPRCNGAELFRKWLKPVDHCRACGQDWSLHTADDFPPYISIFVTGHLLAPLMIMLVLDFGLSTLATAAILIPLASVLMLGMLQPAKGAVIAYQWWLGLGEFEQERPLPVADSQKLP
- a CDS encoding HesA/MoeB/ThiF family protein, with product MTLPPERLDRFARHIVLPEIGGAGQAALAQSSVALIGLGGIGSPALQYLASAGIGTLVLFDDGEVELSNLQRQTIYAENDVGKGKVDAAMAWLRNFDDQLTVTGIRERITTGNAARLMEGVDLVLDGTDNFATRLAISDGCVAAGTPLLSAAVGRFQGQVGAFAGHLPDQPCYRCYVGDAFDADDCDTCAEDGILGAMAGWTATFAVLQAIRILVSRTGGLGDPQWGKLHLMDGLAPSMRTMSLVKDPACKACGSTA
- the nth gene encoding endonuclease III; translation: MTKDQIFEFFRILAEDNPEPETELEYGNAYQLVVAVALSAQATDVGVNKATRRLFSEVTTPRQMLELGEEGLKEHIKTIGLFNSKAKNVIALSQMLVDDFGGEVPDSREELVKLPGVGRKTANVVLNCWFRQETFAVDTHILRVGNRTGLAKGKTPEQVEAKLEKRVPQPFRLHAHHWLILHGRYICKARRPECWRCPVEHLCSYRNKVMEQPVAKGKRVSAPSSA
- the dapB gene encoding 4-hydroxy-tetrahydrodipicolinate reductase; this encodes MTSIGIIGSEGRMGQALARAIEAAGYTLSGGADKGSDVAALADASNALVDFSAPAALDANLHAAVGAGIPILIGTTGLADAHHAAIDQAAQAIPVLQTGNTSLGVTLLAHLVQEAASRLGPDWDIEILEMHHRMKVDAPSGTALLLGEAAAKGRNVDLAEHSERGRDGHTGARAEGAIGFASLRGGTVAGEHSVILAGEQERITLSHSAEDRMIFAHGAIKGAAWLIGQPAGRYTMPQVLGL
- the dnaA gene encoding chromosomal replication initiator protein DnaA; this translates as MEEQEAADLAADWSDISLGLRKDLGHQLFTQWIRPIQLGSFCKETGTLELFLPTEFSANWVQDRFHDRLSLAWKIARSEVRQVKIAVHPGRRKLADLDLRGDDGFGHRAANDGTLGMESIGDAGFTSSVGLDPSLTFAAFVTGTTNVLAYNAAERMAKAEKPQFSPLYLKAATGQGKTHLLHAIGHAYLQNHPRARIFYCSAERFMVEFVQALKSNEMIEFKARLRGFDLLLVDDIQFIIGKASAQEELLYTIDALLAEGKRLVFAADRAPQALDGVEPRLLSRLSMGLVADIQPADIELRRSILESKLTKFAPLDVPGDVIEFLARTINRNVRELVGGLNKLIAYAQLTGQEVSLQLAEEQLTDILSANRRRITIDEIQRTVCQFYRIDRSEMSSKRRARAVVRPRQVAMYLAKVLTPRSYPEIGRKFGGRDHSTVIHAVRLIEDLRKRDADMDGDVRSLLRQLES
- a CDS encoding NAD-dependent deacylase, with protein sequence MANIRNIVILTGAGISAESGLRTFRAEDGLWEDHRVEDVATPEAFIRDPDLVQRFYDARRAGVQEAQPNPAHEALARLDSQWDDELLIVTQNIDDLHERAGAGRVLHMHGEALSAWCTACNARHRWLATLADGPACPSCGTAAMRPDIVWFGEMPYRMEEIFAALARADLFVSIGTSGAVYPAAGFVQQAGAHGARTMELNLDRSQGSHWFDDTRLGPASVLVPQWVDDLLGG
- the rpsT gene encoding 30S ribosomal protein S20, with the translated sequence MANTPQARKRIRRNNRRAEINTARMSRIRSFVKKVETAIAGGDKSAAQAALKDAQPELARGVARGVIHKNTVARKMSRLSKRVAAL